The Glandiceps talaboti chromosome 1, keGlaTala1.1, whole genome shotgun sequence genome has a segment encoding these proteins:
- the LOC144434092 gene encoding uncharacterized protein LOC144434092 produces the protein MKAAVKCKLMLYAYDSALLVSGKDILEIEETLSMELASDVIFGCCYVRAQNASDNVESIGNYLVELQSLNPESYFILSGDFNARVGRDSDFIFDDSVKYLPFDCDVYSSDHLKVTQNSKDHIVNEPGKTLLTICKNFGLHIVNGRLSDDKVGNVTCVTANGASVVDYFLTSYELFNNINYFNVMPKTDSDHFPLICHVKSSVAGANPHIGAVNSHLNKERFTRYRWVDTQKQLFQTNLMSHKVQRIFEKARTSLPNVDLAISNLNEALISAGVISKCRSNSRTVDNQPPWFGKPCKSAKRTMYDKLNVFRKNGTTDSLEEYKTSKRIFKQTCRDNKREYQNNIRSKLAEASSKGCNEFWDILKTVIRGKINSPNDISVEEWYDYFSKLYTECHKSRDKDDTNEPDFISSVRDVIDSYQPSDESSPDCDNLLDNPITEEEILQSLHNLKHGKSPGPDGIPGEFYQFSANVIVPLLVELFNNIFNSGNFPSEWGGAIIIPLFKKGSRSDKFFL, from the exons ATGAAGGCTGCAGTTAAGTGTAAACTTATGCTGTATGCTTACGACTCAGCATTGTTGGTATCAGGGAAGGATATATTAGAGATAGAGGAGACTCTGAGTATGGAGTTGGCATCC GATGTCATTTTTGGCTGCTGCTATGTTAGGGCTCAAAATGCATCTGACAACGTTGAGTCAATAGGAAATTATCTTGTAGAATTACAGAGCCTTAACCCTGAGTCGTATTTCATTCTCTCGGGCGATTTTAATGCTCGGGTTGGCAGAGATtctgattttatttttgatgactCTGTTAAATACCTTCCTTTCGACTGCGATGTCTATAGCTCTGATCATCTCAAGGTTACTCAAAATTCAAAAGATCACATTGTCAACGAACCAGGTAAAACACTGCTAACCATATGCAAGAATTTCGGTCTGCATATTGTAAATGGCAGGCTGTCAGATGACAAAGTTGGCAATGTAACATGTGTGACTGCAAATGGTGCCAGTGTTGTTGATTACTTTTTGACGTCTTATGAATTATTTAACAACATAAACTATTTTAATGTTATGCCCAAAACTGATTCCGATCACTTTCCACTCATTTGTCATGTTAAATCGTCAGTGGCAGGTGCAAATCCACACATCGGGGCAGTAAACAGTCATTTAAACAAGGAAAGGTTCACACGTTATCGCTGGGTAGATACacaaaaacaattatttcaaacaaacttGATGTCCCACAAGGTCCAACGTATTTTTGAAAAGGCTCGTACATCGCTCCCAAATGTGGATCTTgctatttcaaatttaaatgaaGCTCTTATATCAGCAGGAGTCATTAGTAAATGTAGAAGTAATAGTCGTACAGTAGACAATCAACCACCCTGGTTTGGAAAGCCTTGCAAGTCTGCGAAACGAACAATGTATGACAAATTGAATGTCTTTAGGAAAAATGGCACCACAGACTCTTTGGAAGAATACAAAACTTCGAAACGAATTTTTAAACAAACGTGTAGAGACAATAAGCGAGAATATCAGAACAATATCAGATCTAAGTTAGCGGAAGCGTCTTCGAAGGGCTGCAATGAATTCTGGGATATTCTGAAGACAGTTATACGTGGAAAAATCAACTCACCAAATGATATAAGCGTCGAGGAGTGGTACGACTATTTTAGTAAGTTGTACACAGAGTGTCACAAGTCTCGCGACAAAGATGATACAAACGAACCTGATTTTATTAGCTCTGTGAGAGATGTAATTGACTCGTATCAACCGAGCGACGAATCTTCCCCGGACTGTGACAATTTGTTGGATAATCCGATCACTGAAGAAGAGATTTTACAAAGCCTTCACAACTTAAAGCACGGGAAATCTCCTGGCCCCGATGGAATCCCGGGAGAATTCTATCAGTTCTCAGCAAATGTAATTGTACCACTTTTAGTCGAACTGTTCAATAACATTTTTAATTCAGGAAACTTTCCTTCTGAATGGGGAGGTGCCATTATCATACCTCTCTTTAAGAAAGGATCAAGGTCTGAC AAATTCTTTCTCTAA